One part of the Zonotrichia leucophrys gambelii isolate GWCS_2022_RI unplaced genomic scaffold, RI_Zleu_2.0 Scaffold_106_152335, whole genome shotgun sequence genome encodes these proteins:
- the LOC135460833 gene encoding ferritin heavy chain A-like, giving the protein MESQVRQNYHRDCEAAINRMANMELYASYVYLSMGFYFDRDDVALSRLSRYFLQQSREEREHAEGLLRFQTNRGGRILLQDIKKPERDTWGSALEAVEAALQLEKSVNQALLELHALAAEKGDPHLCDFLESHYLDEQVKAIKALGDHATNLRRLNNSGEAPSGLGEYLFDHLSLEERS; this is encoded by the exons ATGGAGTCCCAGGTCCGCCAGAATTACCACCGCGACTGCGAGGCCGCCATCAACCGCATGGCCAACATGGAGCTCTACGCCTCCTACGTCTACCTGTCCATG GGCTTCTACTTCGATAGGGACGACGTGGCCCTGTCGCGACTGTCGCGGTACTTCCTGCAGCAGTCGCGGGAGGAGCGGGAGCACGCCGAGGGGCTGCTGCGCTTCCAGACCAACCGCGGCGGCCGCATCCTGCTGCAGGACATCAag AAGCCGGAGCGGGACACGTGGGGCTCGGCGCTGGAGGCGGTGGAGGCGGcgctgcagctggagaagtcGGTGAACCAggcgctgctggagctgcacgCCCTGGCTGCCGAGAAGGGAGACCCCCAC CTCTGTGACTTCCTGGAGTCGCACTACCTGGACGAGCAGGTGAAGGCCATCAAGGCTCTGGGCGACCACGCAACCAACCTGCGCCGCCTCAACAACAGCGGGGAGGCCCCGAGCGGCCTGGGCGAGTACCTGTTCGACCACCTGAGCCTGGAGGAGCGCAGCTGA